The window gatgtgtgtggtccgatgaatattgaggctcgcggcgggtatcgttattttctgaccttcatagatgatttgagcagatatgggtatatctacttgatgaaacataagtctgagacatttgaaaagttcatataatttcagagtgaagtgaaaaatcgtcgtaacaagaaaataaagtttctatgatctgatcgcggagacgaatatttgagttacgattttggtcctcaattaaaacaatgtggaatagtttcacaaattcatgccacctggaacaacacaacataatggtgtgtccaaacgtcataactgtactttattggatatagtgcaatctatgatgtttcttaccgatttaccactatcgttttggagctatgcattagagacaactgcattcacgttaaaaagggcaccatctaaatccgttgagacgacactgtatgaactatggtttagcaagaaacctaagctgtcgtttcttaaagtttggggttgcgatgcttatgtgaaaaagttttcatcctgataagctcaaacccaaatcggagaattgtgtcttcataggatacccaaaggagacagttgggtacaccttctatcacagatccgaaggcaagacatttgttgctaagaatggatcctttccagagaagtaatttctctcgaaagaagtgagtgggaggaaagtagaacttgatgaggtaactgtacctgctcccttattggaaagtagttcatcacagaaaccagttcgtgtggcacctacaccaattagtgaggaagttaatgatgatgatcatgaaacttcagatcaagttactaccgaaactcgtaggttaaccagagtatgttccgcaccagagtggtacggtaatcctattctagagttcatgttacttgaccatgacgaacctacgaactatgaggaagcgatgatgagcctagattccgcgaaatggcttgaggccatgaaatctaagatgggatccatgtatgagaacaaagtgtggactttgattgacttgcccgatgatcggcaagccatagaaaataaatggatcttcaagaggaagacggacactgatagtaatgttactatctacaaggCTAGACTTCTcaaaaaaggttttgacaaagttcaaggggttgactacgatgagactttctcactcgtagcgatgcttaagactgtctgaatcatgttagcagttgccacaattttatgaaatctggcaaatggatgtcaaaactacattccttaagggttttcttaaagaagagttgtatatgatacaaccagaaggttttgtcgatcctaaaggtgctaacaaagtgagcaagctccagtgatccatctatggactggtgcaagcatctccgagttggaatatacgctttgatgagttgatcaaaacatatagttttatacagacttgcggtgaagcctgtatttacaagaaagtgagtgggagcactacagcatttctgataagtatatgtgaatgacatattgttgatcggaaataatgtagaattttctgtaaagcataaaggagtatttgaaaggagtttttgaaggaaagacctcggtgaagctacttacatattgagcatcaagatctatagagatagatcaagacgcttgataagttttttcaatgagtacataccttgacaagattttgaagtagttcaaaatggaacagtcaaagaaagagttcttacctgtgttacaaggtgtgaaattgagtaagactcaaagcccgaccacggcagaagatagaaagagaatgaaagtcattcactatgcctcagccataggttctatgaagtatgccatgctgtgtaccagatctattgtgtaCTTCACTaagagtttggcaagggagtacaatagtgatctaggagtagatcactggacagcggtcaaaattatccttagcggtataaggatatgtttctcgattatggaggtgacaaaaggttcgtcgtaaagagttacgtcgatgcaagctttgacaccaatctggatgactctaaatctcgatctagatacatattaaaagtgggagcaattagctagagtagctccgtgcagagcattgttgacatagaaatttgcaaaatacatacggatctgaatatggcagacccgttgactaaacttctctcacaagcaaaacatgatcacaccttagtactctttgggtgttaatcacatagcgatgtgaactagattattgactctagtaaaccctttgggtgttaatcacatgacgatgtgaactatgggtgttaatcacatgatgatgtgaactactgatgttaaatcacatggcgattgatctagattattgactctagtgcaagtgggagactgaaggaaatatgccctacatgcaataataaagttattatttatttccttattttcatgataaatgtttattattcatgctagaattgtattaatcggaaacgtgatacatgtgtgaatacatagacaaacagagtgtcactagtatgcctctacttgactagctcgttgatcaaagatggttatgtttcctaaccatagacatgagttgtcatttgattaacggggtcacatcattaggagaatgatgtgattgacttgacccattccgttagcttagcacttgatcgtttagtattctgctattgctttcttcatgacttatacatgttcctatgactatgagattatgtaactcccatttaccggaggaacactttatgtgctaccaaacgtcacaacgtaactgggtgattataaaggtgctctacatgtgtctccgaaggggagtcctactcctagtgggactaggaaaggggagtcctactcccactaggaggaggactcctcctcctggagcgccctacagggccggccggcctcccccctttgctcctttatatacgggggcagggggcaccccaagacacacaagttgatctgttgatctctcccagccgtgtgcggtgccccccctccaccatattccacctcggtaatatcgtagcggtgcttaggcgaagccctgcgtcggtagcatcatcaacacccttatcacgccgtcgtgctgacggaactctcccgcaaagctctgctggatcagagttcgtgggacgtcatcgagctaaacgtgtgctgaactcggaggtgccgtacgttcggtacttggatcggtcggatcgtgaagacgtacgactacatcaaccgcgttgtgctaacgcttccgctttcggtctacgagggtacgtggacacactctcccctctcgttgctatgcatcagcatgatcttgtgtgtgcgtaggaatttttttgaaattaccacgttccccaacatctctttcccatggtgatgaagatcatgatccgtggacggatctctcccaaggggggggggggagatgatgcgaaGCATCCCCCGCTCATCCCCATGGACTCTACTACAACTCGTCAAGCACCTCgaggaccaatgacaagagcacgtGCACGCACCGTCGAAACCGAGGTCACTTCTTTCCTCTCCGAGTTTCCTTTGGATTCACTTGAGAATGGGAGTCTACCTCAAAGAGATGCATTGTGTTTTCTTAGGTACTTCGGAGATGATCGCGAGGAAGCATGGAGGGATCACCAAGTTCACCCGAAGATTCAAGCACGCACGAAGTCTCTCgggaaggagaagaaggaagaaggaaacgtgaagagggagaagccctgtgcaccccgggtgcccggccctgcTGCTGGGAGCAGCCCAGCCcgcccgggtgcccgggccaccAACCCCAGGTGCCCGACCCCCTTCGCCGCCCGCCTGGtgccaccccgggtgcccgggccttgGACCCCCGGGTGCCCTCCTCCCTACAGCCACCAGCggccaccccgggtgcccgggcctaggacccccgggtgcccggtcctCCTACAGCCGGCGCCCCTGACCGGTCCGGGTGTCCGGCCGGTTTgcccccgggtgcccggtccaCTCCGAGGGCCTGCGTGCCTCTTTGGGTTTTTACCCATGTATCCCCCCTCCTCCTCTTATTATACCCCTTCCCTAGCTCATTTAGAGGATGGCAAAGTATTGGATAGACAAAGAGAGAGTTTTGCTCATCTTCCTCCCATGGAGATCATGACCTCCTAAGGGAGAAGATCCTCTTGTGGATATCAATACCCCATCTAgggaaggatccccatcataggatcatcaagacttctctcctcataggattgggatgaactagtaccttgtatctttcctttgttgTCCTTGGATTCATTGTGACCTCTTGTGTGTTCTTGGATCGagcatatgtgtgattggatctagtcaatttgagtgttttccctctcttgtgttcttcgtgttcttggggATTTGCCCTCCAATTCGTAaaagatctccatctagggttccaccctacaacaatAGGGCCAATGGCCTCGTCAGGGAAGGATCCGAAGAATCTTTATTTAACACCGCCATCGTCGCCACCGAAGCCAAGACAATGAACAGTCTAAAAAACTAGACTACGAGGGAGTAAAAACGATTCAAATGTGTGGATCCGGTGACCCACTCACCACTGACGACCGAGGTCGCCGGCGGGAGGGGGGAGCCGCCGGAGAACGGCGCTAGAAAATTGGAGCCCCTGGCGACGGCTAGTGTTGGAGCCGCCAGGGATGAGAGGAAAGGCATATGTTGttgttcatttgaaatgtctaaaaagacttatatatttaggtacggagggagtacattctTGGTCTAAAAAATTATACTCTTACGAATTACGTACTATTCAgtatgtgataatatacgaacaTAATTTAATTCCCTGAGAAAAAGAACATAATTTGATTTTACCTGTAAAGAAAGAAAATAACTAAAAGTGCAACAGTAACCGCATGATGATCCCCCACTCGTCTTCCCAGAGTTCACGACCTACTCATTGTAAAAAAATGCTACTGTACCCAATGGATAAATGAAGGTTGCCACCTAGCCAAACACATGCCCCGTCGTCTCCCACTCGTCAATGTCGCCACTTCACACCAAGGCCATGCCTCCGTTCTCCTCCACCACGCCAATGTCGCcactccgcctccgcctccgcgccCGCCACTCCTCCTCCACCTCGCATCCCTCACGCAGCTGGGATCCCCACACCGCCTTCGCCGCCGCCACGGAGCGTGCGCGCTCCGGCAACCTCACCCCGGAGGACGCACATAACCTGTTCGACGAATTGCTGCGGCAGGGCAATCCTGTCCTGGAGCGCCCCCTCAACAACCTTctcgccgccctcgcccgcgCTCCGGCGTCCGCGGCGTGCAGCGATGGCCCTGCACTCGCAGTCAACCTCTTCAGCCGCATATCCCAAGGCGCCCGCCGACGTGTGGCGCACCCAACGGCCTACACCTACGGCATCCTCATGGACTGTTGCTGCCGCGCACACCGCCTCGATCTGGCGTTTGCTTTCTTCGGCCGTCTCCTCAGGACGGGACTTAAGGCAGGCGTCATTCAAGTTTGCACTCTTCTCAAGGGCCTCTGCCGCGCAAAGCGGGCAGATGAGGCTCTCGACGTGCTGCTTCACAGGATGCCTGAGCTGGGCTGCACTCCCTATGTGGTGGCGTATAACACCGTCATCCATGGCTTCTTTAGGGAAGGCCAAGTAGGCAAGGCGTGCAATCTATTCCATGAAATGAGGCAGCAGGGCGTTACACCTGATGTTGTGACATATAACTCGGTTATTGATGCGTTGTGCAAGGCCAAAGCAATGGACAAGGCAGAGTATTTCCTTGGTCAGATGGTTGATGATGGTGTCGTACCTGATAATGTGACATATAATAGCCTCATCCATGGATATTCCTCTTCAGGCCACTGGAAGGAGGCTGTTAGGGTATTCAAAGAGATGACAAGTCGGAGGGTTACACCAGATGTGCATACTTACAACATGTTTATGACCTTTCTTTGCAAACATGGAAGAAGCAAGGAAGCTGCAGGAATTTTTGATACCATGGCTATGAAGGGCCTGAAACCTGACAACGTTTCATATGCTATTCTCCTTCATGGGTATGCCACCGAAGGATGCTTAGTTGATATGATTAATCTCTTCAATTCAATGGAAAGAGACTGCATTCTACCTGACTGTCATATCTTCAGCATACTGATTAATGCATATGCTAAATCTGGGAAGCTTGATAAGGCTATGCTTATCTTCAATGAAATGCAGAAACAAGGACTGAGTCCAGATGCATTCACATATTCAACCGTAATACATGCATTTTGCAAAAAGGGTAGGTTGGATGATGCTGTGATAAAGTTTAATCAGATGATTGATACAGGAGTACGACCGGACACGGCTGTTTATAGTTCCCTAATCCAGGGATTTTGTACACATGGCGATTTGGTGAAAGCAAAGGAATATGTTACTGAAATGATGAAGAAAGGTATGCTTCCTCCTGATATTAAGTTCTTCCATTCAATCATGCAGAACCTATGCACAGAAGGAAGGGTAATAGAAGCACAAGATATCCTTGACCTGATGGTACACACAGGTGAGAGGCCTAATGTTGTCACATTTAGTGTACTTGTCGGTGGATACTGCCTAGTCCGCAAGATGGCAGATGCATCGAAAGTATTTGATGATATGGTGTCATATGGTTTAGAACCTTGTAACATTATGTATGGTATACTTATTAATGGCTATTGCAAAAATAGAAGGATTGATGACGGGCTTATTCGGTTCAAAGAGATGCTGCACAAGGGACTTAAACCTACAACTTTTAATTATAACGTCATACTGAATGGATTATTTCTGGCTGGACGAACTATTGCTGCAAAAGAGAAGTTTGATGAGATGGTTGAATCTGGAGTAAGTGTGTGCATTGATACATACTCTATAGTTCTTGGTGGACTTTGTAGAAATGGCTGCAGTAGCGAAGCGATCACCCTGTTCCGAAAATTAAGCGCAATGAATGTGAAATTTGATATTACAATTGTCAATACCATTATTGGTGCCTTCTACAGGGTCGAGAGAAACCAAGAGGCTAAGGATTTGTTTGCTGCTATTCCAGCCAATGGCTTGGTTCCTAATTCTGTTACCTACACCATAATGATGACAAATCTTATAAAAGAAGGTTCAGTGGAAGAAGCTGACAATCTTTTTTTATCGATGGAGAATAGCGGCTGTAGTGCCAACTCTTATCTGTTAAATCATGTCATCAGAAGGTTACTGCAAAAAGGAGAGATAGTCAAGGCTGGAAATTATATGTCTAAAGTTGATGTAAAGAGCTACTCACTTGAAGCTAAAACTGTTTCACTGCTGATCTCTCTGTTTTTAAGGGAAGGGAAATATAGAGACCACATCAAATTGCTCCCTACAAAGTATAAGTTTCTGGAAGAACCAGCCACAGTTGAATAGTTGGTCACATGGGAGAGTGTCAGTCGGCCGAGCCGTTCACTCCTGCCAGGATCCTTAGCCTGGCCTCACATGGAATTGAGTCGACCAACCCCTGGCGGTTTCAGGTGGCCCCATTGAAGATGCAATCATTTCTCGGCCAGTGTACCCCTTGTCAGTGCCTGCGTGCCCCTTGTGTCTGGTCTAAGAAGGAATTTGAAGAAGCTGAGCAGGATCCGGAGCTTGACCGGCTTGAGATCTACGCCGTCTAAGCCAAATTGAGGTTAGATAACCATAACATGGTACTAGAGAGGTGTTTTGTTGACTGTTGTGATGGCTCTTGATGATCTGGTTAGGATGATTTGTGAAGAGGCAGCATGCAGAAGTCTGAATAATATCTGCTTGTGTTGTTATTTTTGCAGCTTCCAGTCTTCTTTTCACGTACAAGTTATATGGATCCAGCTGTAGTAGCAGCCTGTACGTTATGTTTTTGTATATGCTGGCATTGATTATGAGGTGTACAGGTTTAGTTTAGTGTCGGGCTCCAATTTTCTTTGGTTTTGATGATCGGTGTAGCACCATGTTGAGTTTAACCCTGCAACTTTTCTTAACTAGATCATGCTGGTGTTAAGGCTGGGAATCACAATATCAATGGCCTCAACACGTTTTTAGTAGTTGAATTAAAGATACTCTGTCTTATTGCACAAACTGACGCAGATCAATGTTCAGCCCGTAATTTTCATTGACTGTCAGCATGTTCCTTTTTTATTCATTACTCTCACGGCGGTATGACTATAATAAGGATATATGGCTGATGCATTTTGAGCTTCTCTGTTCCTTGGGACAGAACAGAGCTGAT is drawn from Aegilops tauschii subsp. strangulata cultivar AL8/78 chromosome 1, Aet v6.0, whole genome shotgun sequence and contains these coding sequences:
- the LOC109742473 gene encoding uncharacterized protein, producing the protein MSPLHTKAMPPFSSTTPMSPLRLRLRARHSSSTSHPSRSWDPHTAFAAATERARSGNLTPEDAHNLFDELLRQGNPVLERPLNNLLAALARAPASAACSDGPALAVNLFSRISQGARRRVAHPTAYTYGILMDCCCRAHRLDLAFAFFGRLLRTGLKAGVIQVCTLLKGLCRAKRADEALDVLLHRMPELGCTPYVVAYNTVIHGFFREGQVGKACNLFHEMRQQGVTPDVVTYNSVIDALCKAKAMDKAEYFLGQMVDDGVVPDNVTYNSLIHGYSSSGHWKEAVRVFKEMTSRRVTPDVHTYNMFMTFLCKHGRSKEAAGIFDTMAMKGLKPDNVSYAILLHGYATEGCLVDMINLFNSMERDCILPDCHIFSILINAYAKSGKLDKAMLIFNEMQKQGLSPDAFTYSTVIHAFCKKGRLDDAVIKFNQMIDTGVRPDTAVYSSLIQGFCTHGDLVKAKEYVTEMMKKGMLPPDIKFFHSIMQNLCTEGRVIEAQDILDLMVHTGERPNVVTFSVLVGGYCLVRKMADASKVFDDMVSYGLEPCNIMYGILINGYCKNRRIDDGLIRFKEMLHKGLKPTTFNYNVILNGLFLAGRTIAAKEKFDEMVESGVSVCIDTYSIVLGGLCRNGCSSEAITLFRKLSAMNVKFDITIVNTIIGAFYRVERNQEAKDLFAAIPANGLVPNSVTYTIMMTNLIKEGSVEEADNLFLSMENSGCSANSYLLNHVIRRLLQKGEIVKAGNYMSKVDVKSYSLEAKTVSLLISLFLREGKYRDHIKLLPTKYKFLEEPATVE